The DNA segment TCAGGTGATTCGATCCAGATTTTGCCACGCTGGTGGGCGAAAACCATCACGGTCTTGAGCGGGGTCTCGGTGGAAGTTTCGGGTTTTGAAAACCTTGAACAGGGGAAACCATACATCTTTGCGGCCAATCACCAGAGTCAGTTTGACATCTTTGTGCTCTATGGGTATCTGCAATATAATTTCAGGTGGCTGGCCAAGAAAGAGTTGTTCAAGCTTCCGTTGTTCGGCCCGGCGTTGCGTCTTTCCGGGAATATCCCGGTGGACCGGTCTAAAGGCAGGGAAGCCCTGAAGAGTCTCGGCGAGGCAGCGGAGCGGATTGCTCAGGGGACCTCGGTCATCATCTTTCCCGAAGGGACCAGAAGTCCCGACGGCAAGCTGCAGAGATTCAAATCCGGGGTCATGTATCTGGCCATCAAATCCGGGGTCGAAGTCGTGCCGGTAGCCATTATCGGCACCCATG comes from the Pseudomonadota bacterium genome and includes:
- a CDS encoding 1-acyl-sn-glycerol-3-phosphate acyltransferase translates to MAFINFCRSLLVLVMAPFLTGVISLIALPAMFLFGCSGDSIQILPRWWAKTITVLSGVSVEVSGFENLEQGKPYIFAANHQSQFDIFVLYGYLQYNFRWLAKKELFKLPLFGPALRLSGNIPVDRSKGREALKSLGEAAERIAQGTSVIIFPEGTRSPDGKLQRFKSGVMYLAIKSGVEVVPVAIIGTHAVLPKGKMLAGKGNVKIVLGKPVKSSSYTMKQKEELADHLHDEVGRLLSGAVG